In Carya illinoinensis cultivar Pawnee chromosome 16, C.illinoinensisPawnee_v1, whole genome shotgun sequence, a single window of DNA contains:
- the LOC122299498 gene encoding uncharacterized protein LOC122299498: protein MCSETSPPRLSFSHDLGQAEVVPIEHTVNRRDSSLLDPDSEFEFSISCSFEHESCSADEIFSNGVLLPFQVKDKVLVSPKEIRSSCEPRPSAQLPPLPCESSSKKQSVKELLLRNSDNLEKKQAFKSFWGFRRSSSLNSDCKRSLLFSLPLLSRSNSIGSVSNSKRTTSKDVHKHNSQKQGSISMPRFSSSSPASAILQQKPPLKKNYGGSFNGTARISPVLNIVPPSYISKRTENLFGLGSFLRDRKDKRSKK, encoded by the coding sequence ATGTGCTCAGAAACAAGTCCTCCTAGACTATCTTTCTCCCATGATCTTGGCCAAGCAGAAGTTGTGCCAATAGAACACACAGTTAATCGAAGAGACTCGTCCCTTTTGGACCCAGATTCTGAATTTGAGTTCAGCATTAGCTGCAGCTTTGAGCATGAATCTTGTTCAGCAGACGAGATTTTCTCCAATGGGGTTCTTCTTCCATTCCAAGTTAAAGACAAGGTTCTTGTTTCCCCAAAAGAAATCCGTAGTTCATGTGAGCCTCGGCCTAGTGCTCAACTTCCTCCTCTTCCTTGTGAGAGCTCATCAAAGAAACAAAGTGTGAAAGAATTGTTGCTTAGAAACTCAGATAATTTAGAGAAAAAGCAAGCATTCAAGTCTTTCTGGGGCTTCAGGAGAAGCTCTAGTCTCAACTCTGACTGCAAGAGAAGCTTGTTATTCTCTTTACCACTTTTGTCAAGAAGCAATTCAATAGGTTCCGTCTCAAATTCAAAGAGAACAACATCAAAGGATGTTCACAAGCACAACTCACAGAAACAAGGGTCTATTTCCATGCCAAggttttcatcttcttcacctGCTTCTGCAATACTGCAGCAGAAGCCTCCATTAAAGAAGAATTATGGAGGATCTTTTAATGGTACTGCTCGGATCAGTCCTGTATTGAATATTGTACCACCTTCCTACATCTCTAAAAGAACTGAAAATCTCTTTGGTTTGGGTTCCTTTTTACGCGACAGGAAAGATAAAAGGAGCAAGAAGTGA
- the LOC122299424 gene encoding AP-3 complex subunit delta-like produces the protein MAGGVSSSSYYSSSIMETLFQRTLEDLIKGLRLQLIGESAFVSKAIEEIRREVKSTDPHTKSTALQKLSYLASLHFHDMSWAAFHVVEVMSSSRFSHKRIGYHAASLSFHDDTPVLLLITNQLRKDLASTNEFEVSLALECLSRISTPDLARDLTPEIFTLLSTTKIFVRKKAISVVLRVFAKYPDAVRVCFKRLVENLDNSDPQILAAVVGVFCELASQDPGSYLPLAPEFYRILVDSKNNWVLIKVLKIFAKLAPLEPRLAKRVVEPICDHMRRTGAKSLMFECIRTVVSSFSEYESAVKLAVVKIRELLVDDDPNLKYLGLQALSVIAPKHLWAVLENKEVVIKWLSDEDPNIKLECLRLVMAMVSESNVVEISRVLVTYSLKSDPGFCNEILGSILCTCSRNAYEIIVDFDWYVSLLGEMSRIPHCQKGDEIENQLIDMGMRVKDVRPELLQVARGLLIDPALLGNPFLHRILAAAAWVSGEYIEFSRNPFELMEALLQPRTSLLPLSVRAVYIHSAFKVLIFCLHSYILQSESMTSSFPDNLVLGVSELVLKRNMLEGSDLTTCEAPSAHCSEGFNPSNQSYEDLSIENGGDRTINHGQTSTPAFSENIFTYDSIINLINQVELALGPFTGSHDAEVFERTRHILCFIELIKGEITECLVQKGKTLESEEMKASKIIKLISDAFSEELGPVSVSAQQRVPIPEGLLLKENLDDLETICADFQVPASNLFSLGSPYYGEEVGVSPFGLQNKEESEPSNEATSLLTEHRKLHGLYYLAPEKNEIVGNDYPPANEPKLQVNPKNDTEDLVKLTVQSLATNKKPNHAKTRPVVVKLDEGDLVTITAKRPETKDDLVSGAVREVLVGSDTRTATSQRNPSDKSSSKRSKRKGKEKLNVDCSELKENLGDSEKLKHENPSSRKNKHSINGKERRHKSTGKIGEEGEENGQKGKQKSSHRHARHKASHRADAPLNVVSQTPVIPDFLL, from the coding sequence ATGGCGGGAggggtttcttcttcttcttattattcttCTTCCATCATGGAGACTCTCTTCCAACGAACTCTGGAGGACCTGATCAAAGGCCTCCGCCTCCAACTCATCGGCGAGTCGGCCTTCGTCTCCAAGGCCATCGAAGAGATCCGCCGCGAGGTCAAGTCCACCGATCCCCACACCAAGTCCACCGCCCTCCAAAAGCTCTCTTACCTCGCCTCCCTTCACTTCCACGACATGTCCTGGGCCGCCTTCCATGTCGTCGAGGTCATGTCTTCCTCCCGCTTCTCCCACAAGAGGATCGGATACCACGCCGCCTCTCTATCCTTCCACGACGACACCCCCGTCCTCCTCCTCATCACCAACCAGCTCCGCAAGGATCTCGCCAGCACCAACGAGTTCGAGGTAAGCCTCGCCCTCGAATGTCTCTCGAGAATTTCCACTCCTGATCTTGCTAGAGATTTAACGCCGGAAATATTCACTCTTTTGTCGACTACTAAAATTTTCGTTAGGAAGAAAGCCATTAGCGTCGTTTTGAGGGTGTTCGCCAAATACCCAGATGCCGTGAGAGTTTGTTTTAAGCGTTTGGTTGAGAATTTAGATAATTCGGACCCCCAGATTTTGGCTGCGGTTGTGGGGGTCTTTTGCGAGTTAGCTTCCCAAGACCCCGGATCGTATCTTCCATTGGCACCCGAGTTTTATAGGATTTTAGTCGATTCCAAGAATAATTGGGTCTTGATTAAGGTGTTGAAGATTTTCGCCAAGTTGGCTCCATTAGAGCCAAGATTGGCGAAGAGGGTTGTTGAGCCCATATGCGACCATATGAGGAGGACCGGGGCAAAGTCATTGATGTTTGAGTGCATTAGGACTGTAGTTAGTAGTTTCAGCGAATATGAATCCGCAGTGAAGCTTGCTGTAGTGAAAATTCGGGAATTGCTGGTTGATGATGACCCAAATCTTAAATATCTTGGATTGCAGGCACTTTCAGTTATTGCCCCAAAGCATTTGTGGGCAGTGTTGGAGAACAAGGAGGTTGTGATTAAGTGGCTGAGTGATGAGGATCCTAATATCAAGCTTGAGTGCTTGCGTCTTGTGATGGCAATGGTTTCTGAGAGTAATGTTGTGGAAATTTCCAGGGTTTTGGTGACTTATTCTCTTAAATCTGACCCAGGATTTTGCAATGAGATTCTTGGATCCATTTTATGTACGTGTTCTAGAAATGCGTATGAGATTATTGTTGACTTTGATTGGTATGTTTCACTTCTTGGAGAAATGTCGAGGATTCCACATTGTCAAAAGGGGGATGAAATTGAGAATCAGCTAATTGATATGGGTATGAGGGTCAAGGATGTTAGACCTGAGCTTCTTCAGGTTGCTCGTGGTCTGCTGATTGACCCTGCATTACTTGGTAACCCTTTCTTGCATAGGATATTAGCTGCGGCTGCTTGGGTGTCAGGGGAGTATATTGAGTTCTCGAGGAATCCATTTGAACTTATGGAGGCTCTGTTGCAACCTCGTACAAGTCTCTTGCCACTATCAGTAAGAGCAGTTTATATCCATTCTGCCTTTAAAGTCCTAATCTTTTGTCTGCACTCTTACATCTTGCAAAGTGAGAGTATGACATCTTCATTTCCTGATAATTTGGTGTTGGGGGTTTCAGAATTAGTGTTGAAAAGGAACATGCTAGAGGGTTCTGATTTGACAACATGTGAAGCTCCTTCTGCTCATTGTAGTGAAGGCTTCAACCCAAGCAACCAGTCATATGAAGATCTTTCAATAGAAAATGGTGGGGATAGAACTATTAATCACGGCCAAACATCCACACCTGCTTTTTCAGAGAACATTTTCACATATGATTCTATTATTAACCTGATAAATCAAGTTGAATTGGCTTTGGGCCCGTTTACAGGAAGCCATGATGCAGAAGTATTTGAGAGAACGCGGCATATATTATGTTTCATTGAGttgattaaaggagaaataactGAATGCTTAGTACAGAAGGGGAAAACATTGGAAAGTGAAGAAATGAAAGCTTCCAAAATCATCAAACTGATATCTGATGCCTTCTCCGAGGAGCTTGGTCCAGTCTCAGTTAGTGCTCAGCAAAGGGTTCCTATACCAGAAGGGTTACTACTTAAGGAGAATCTTGATGATTTGGAGACAATCTGTGCTGATTTTCAAGTACCTGCATCAAATTTATTCTCTCTTGGAAGTCCTTATTATGGAGAGGAGGTTGGTGTTTCTCCCTTTGGCCTACAGAACAAAGAAGAGTCAGAACCATCTAATGAGGCCACATCTCTGCTCACAGAACACCGTAAGCTACACGGATTATACTATCTAGCTCcagagaaaaatgaaattgtaggaaatGATTATCCACCTGCTAATGAGCCCAAGCTTCAGGTTAATCCTAAGAATGATACAGAGGATCTGGTTAAGCTTACAGTGCAATCACTTGCTACCAACAAAAAGCCAAACCATGCAAAGACTAGGCCTGTAGTGGTGAAATTGGATGAAGGAGATTTAGTAACTATTACAGCCAAAAGGCCAGAAACAAAGGATGATTTGGTCTCTGGTGCTGTGCGGGAAGTGCTTGTAGGAAGTGACACCCGAACTGCTACATCACAAAGGAATCCATCTGATAAGTCATCCAGTAagagaagcaagagaaaaggGAAGGAAAAGCTAAATGTTGATTGTTCCGAATTGAAAGAAAATCTGGGTGATTCAGAAAAGCTTAAACATGAAAATCCaagttcaagaaaaaacaaacactcTATTAATGGTAAAGAGAGAAGGCATAAGAGTACAGGAAAGATTggtgaagaaggagaagaaaatggtcAGAAAGGGAAGCAAAAAAGTAGTCATCGGCACGCTAGGCACAAAGCTTCGCATAGAGCTGATGCACCCTTGAATGTGGTTTCACAAACACCCGTAATCCCAGATTTTCTTTTGTAG
- the LOC122298696 gene encoding glycosyltransferase BC10-like has translation MKNKLVQSSPAISSHPKLQFNAQMAHLQNLVTCFLIFCSGLALGLTLSFYLRDFSFNLKLNQLLLPISPKMSSSSPFLSFKTANTNLSSRVGLTEFLKPPHHVMHDMEDKELLWRASMVPRILEYPFKRTPKVAFMFLTKGPVLLAPLWELFFKGVHEGLYSIYVHPNPSFNGTVPQGSVFHGRRIPSKAVRWGDFNMLEAERRLLANALLDMSNQRFVLLSESCIPLFNFSTIYNYLVGSKTTFVEAYDLPGPVGQGRYSPKMSPTITLEQWRKGAQWFEMDRELAIEVISDKRYFPIFGRHCKNACYSDEHYLPTFVSIHFWKRNSNRTLTWVDWSKGGPHPARFIRTDVTIDSLERLRNGSQCEYNGKRTNICHLFARKFTLHALDRLLRFAPKVMQFS, from the exons aTGAAGAACAAACTTGTACAAAGTTCACCAGCAATTTCTTCACACCCAAAACTGCAATTCAATGCTCAGATGGCGCATCTGCAAAACCTTGTCACCTGTTTTCTTATCTTTTGCTCCGGTTTAGCCCTCGGACTTACTCTCAGTTTCTACCTCAGAGATTTCTCCTTCAACCTGAAACTCAACCAGCTCCTTCTTCCAATATCTCCTAAAATGTCATCATCTTCTCCTTTCCTCTCATTCAAAACTGCCAACACGAATCTCAGCAGCCGCGTTGGGTTGACAGAGTTTTTGAAACCACCCCATCATGTTATGCACGACATGGAAGACAAAGAGTTGCTTTGGAGGGCTTCGATGGTTCCTAGGATTCTTGAATACCCATTCAAGCGCACCCCAAAAGTTGCATTCATGTTTTTGACAAAAGGGCCTGTGCTGTTGGCTCCACTCTGGGAGCTGTTCTTTAAAGGAGTACATGAAGGTCTGTATTCTATATATGTGCAcccaaatccttctttcaatggAACAGTGCCCCAAGGCTCTGTCTTTCATGGCCGGAGGATCCCGAGCAAG GCCGTGAGATGGGGAGATTTTAACATGTTGGAGGCGGAGCGCCGCCTGCTAGCCAATGCGCTTCTGGACATGTCGAACCAACGTTTCGTGCTTCTCTCGGAGTCATGCATTCCTCTGTTTAATTTCTCGACGATCTACAACTATCTCGTAGGCTCGAAAACAACCTTCGTGGAGGCCTATGATTTACCAGGCCCAGTGGGCCAAGGCCGATATAGCCCTAAAATGAGTCCCACGATCACTCTCGAGCAATGGCGGAAAGGCGCccaatggtttgagatggaccGTGAGCTTGCCATTGAAGTAATTTCGGATAAAAGATATTTTCCAATATTTGGAAGGCATTGCAAGAACGCTTGTTATTCGGATGAGCATTACTTGCCCACATTTGTTAGCATCCATTTTTGGAAGAGGAATTCAAATAGGACTTTGACTTGGGTTGACTGGTCAAAGGGTGGACCCCACCCAGCAAGGTTTATAAGAACAGATGTGACCATTGATTCTTTGGAGAGGTTAAGGAATGGTAGCCAATGTGAGTACAATGGGAAGAGAACCAATATCTGCCATTTGTTTGCAAGGAAGTTCACTCTCCATGCTTTGGATAGGCTGTTGAGATTTGCTCCAAAGGTTATGCAATTCAGTTGA